A stretch of Geomonas oryzisoli DNA encodes these proteins:
- the rlmN gene encoding 23S rRNA (adenine(2503)-C(2))-methyltransferase RlmN, whose translation MEKTDIKNLTLSGLEAYISGLGKERFRAKQIFKWLYQMDAMDFDEMTNVSKEFRAVLKERAEISNLVPEAVEASEDGTRKYLFRLADGASVESVLIPDEGRNTLCISSQVGCAMKCAFCLTGTFGLARNLTTAEIVNQVCAVKREHPVNNIVFMGMGEPLANLAAVIPAVQILTDPDGFQLSTRKVTVSTSGLVPEMAELGRGCTVNLAVSLNATTDEVRDQIMPVNRAYPLKELLAACKAFPLPSRRWITIEYVMIRDLNDTLDDAKRLVRLISNIPSKVNLIPFNEHDGCSFKSPTQETIDRFHKYLLDKHVTVITRSSRGGDISAACGQLKGKLDQMHND comes from the coding sequence ATGGAAAAGACAGACATAAAGAATTTGACTCTGTCCGGGCTCGAGGCGTACATCTCGGGGCTGGGCAAGGAGCGTTTCCGCGCCAAGCAGATCTTCAAGTGGCTCTACCAGATGGACGCCATGGACTTCGACGAGATGACCAACGTCTCCAAGGAGTTTCGCGCGGTGTTGAAGGAGCGGGCCGAGATCAGCAATCTGGTCCCCGAGGCTGTCGAGGCCTCCGAGGACGGCACCCGCAAGTACCTGTTCAGGCTCGCCGATGGCGCCAGCGTTGAGAGTGTGCTCATCCCGGACGAGGGAAGAAACACGCTCTGTATCTCGAGCCAGGTCGGCTGCGCCATGAAGTGCGCCTTTTGCCTCACCGGCACATTCGGCCTGGCCCGCAACCTGACCACCGCCGAGATCGTGAACCAGGTCTGCGCCGTGAAGCGCGAGCACCCGGTGAACAACATCGTCTTCATGGGGATGGGGGAGCCCTTGGCGAATCTCGCCGCCGTGATCCCGGCGGTGCAGATCCTCACCGACCCGGACGGCTTCCAGCTCTCCACGCGCAAGGTGACCGTCTCCACGTCCGGCCTCGTTCCGGAGATGGCCGAGCTCGGCCGCGGCTGCACCGTGAACCTCGCGGTATCTCTGAACGCGACCACGGACGAGGTGCGCGACCAGATCATGCCGGTGAACCGGGCCTATCCCCTGAAGGAGCTCCTGGCCGCCTGCAAGGCCTTCCCGCTTCCTTCCAGGCGCTGGATCACCATCGAGTACGTGATGATACGGGATCTCAACGACACCCTGGACGACGCGAAGCGCCTGGTGCGCCTGATCAGCAACATCCCGTCCAAGGTGAACCTGATACCGTTCAACGAGCACGACGGCTGTTCCTTCAAGAGCCCCACCCAGGAGACCATCGACCGGTTCCACAAGTACCTTTTGGACAAGCACGTCACCGTGATCACCCGTTCCAGCCGCGGAGGGGACATCTCCGCCGCCTGCGGGCAGCTGAAGGGAAAGCTGGACCAGATGCACAACGATTAA
- a CDS encoding tetratricopeptide repeat protein encodes MIRPRTFMPVALLLLASGCALSQAEKNKSIYHYQMGQSFFAENNFTGALQELTEAEKLTPKDPELLNLLGLTYFRKGRYELAEAKYLKALDLRENYSEARNNLGVNYLEMKRWDDAIAQFKVVQEDLFFQGQDNAAGNLGLAYLGKGDYQQALAVLRGLVAKNGSDPRTRVNLGRVYFAMNKTELAVEEYQKALRLTPSYASAHYHMGLAQMKLKDADAAKSAFQEVVRIAPDSEMGQLSREYLDLLKVR; translated from the coding sequence ATGATCCGTCCCAGAACCTTCATGCCGGTTGCCCTCCTCCTGCTTGCCTCTGGATGCGCCTTGAGCCAGGCTGAGAAGAACAAGTCCATCTATCACTACCAGATGGGGCAGTCCTTCTTTGCCGAGAACAACTTCACCGGCGCGCTCCAGGAACTGACCGAGGCGGAGAAGCTCACCCCCAAAGACCCCGAATTGCTTAACCTTCTGGGGCTTACCTATTTCCGCAAAGGACGCTACGAGCTCGCGGAAGCCAAGTATCTCAAGGCGCTGGACCTGCGGGAGAACTACTCCGAGGCGCGCAACAACCTCGGGGTCAACTACCTGGAGATGAAGCGCTGGGACGACGCCATCGCCCAGTTCAAGGTGGTCCAGGAGGATCTCTTCTTCCAGGGGCAGGACAACGCCGCGGGGAATCTCGGGCTCGCCTACTTGGGCAAGGGGGACTACCAGCAGGCCCTGGCCGTCCTGCGCGGCCTGGTCGCCAAAAACGGCAGCGACCCCCGCACCAGGGTGAACCTTGGGCGGGTCTACTTCGCCATGAACAAGACCGAGCTTGCCGTTGAAGAGTATCAGAAGGCGCTGCGCCTGACCCCTTCCTACGCGAGCGCTCACTACCACATGGGCCTGGCCCAGATGAAGTTGAAGGACGCCGATGCCGCCAAAAGCGCCTTCCAGGAAGTGGTGCGGATCGCCCCCGATTCCGAGATGGGGCAGCTCTCCAGGGAGTACCTGGACCTGCTCAAGGTGAGGTAA
- a CDS encoding hybrid sensor histidine kinase/response regulator, which produces MTTTEKEPRGRVLIVDDEKVILDLTGIILKNRGYEVFTALSAQEGLATIEVERPELVLLDYMMPNMDGLTALKEIKRLYPDTYVIMFTGKGSEEIAVELMKAGASDYILKPFNNQDLVERIESVLKLRGIELQNKALLSERERLLAEIADWNRELEARVQEKSEALSRAQAEVVQSEKLASLGYLSAGMAHEIRNPLNSIALFVQLIKGGLDEPERQEYVDKILKEVDRIDNILGKLLDASKRPKFEISEVRMDRVLEHTLEAFTPQLRQKRIKVVRDYRNIPPAIKADPMEIEQIFTNLFLNSIHVMPEEGTLTVELDQDQDYISLRVSDTGPGIPPENLPNIFDPFFTTNSRGTGLGLSVVLRIVKTYRGKIEVEKSDPTGTTFAVRLPLNAPR; this is translated from the coding sequence ATGACCACTACGGAGAAAGAGCCGCGCGGCCGCGTGCTGATCGTCGACGATGAAAAGGTCATCCTCGATCTCACCGGCATCATCCTCAAAAACCGCGGCTACGAAGTATTCACCGCACTGAGCGCGCAGGAGGGGCTGGCGACCATCGAGGTCGAGCGCCCCGAGCTGGTCCTTTTGGACTACATGATGCCGAACATGGACGGCCTCACCGCGCTCAAGGAGATCAAGAGGCTCTACCCCGACACCTACGTGATCATGTTCACCGGCAAGGGGAGCGAGGAGATCGCCGTCGAGCTGATGAAGGCGGGCGCCTCCGACTACATCCTCAAGCCCTTCAACAACCAGGACCTCGTCGAGCGCATCGAGAGCGTCCTCAAGCTGCGCGGCATCGAGCTGCAGAACAAGGCCCTCTTGAGCGAGCGCGAGAGGCTTCTGGCCGAGATCGCGGACTGGAACCGCGAGCTGGAGGCGCGGGTACAGGAGAAGAGTGAGGCCCTTTCCCGGGCCCAGGCCGAGGTGGTCCAGTCGGAAAAACTCGCCTCGCTTGGCTACCTCTCCGCCGGGATGGCGCACGAGATCCGCAACCCCCTCAACTCCATCGCGCTCTTCGTGCAGCTCATCAAGGGGGGGCTGGACGAGCCGGAGCGCCAGGAATACGTCGACAAGATCCTGAAGGAGGTGGACCGGATCGACAACATCCTCGGCAAACTCCTGGACGCCTCGAAGCGCCCCAAGTTCGAGATCAGCGAGGTGCGCATGGACCGCGTCCTGGAGCACACACTCGAGGCGTTCACGCCGCAACTGCGCCAGAAGCGGATCAAGGTGGTGCGCGACTACAGGAACATCCCGCCCGCCATCAAGGCGGACCCGATGGAGATCGAGCAGATCTTCACCAACCTGTTTTTGAACTCCATCCATGTCATGCCCGAGGAGGGGACCCTGACCGTGGAGCTCGACCAGGACCAGGATTACATCAGCCTCAGGGTGTCCGATACCGGCCCCGGCATCCCGCCGGAGAACCTCCCCAACATCTTCGACCCTTTCTTCACCACCAACAGCCGCGGCACGGGGCTCGGGCTCTCGGTGGTGCTGCGCATCGTGAAGACCTACCGGGGGAAGATCGAGGTGGAGAAAAGCGACCCCACCGGCACCACCTTCGCGGTGCGCCTGCCGCTCAACGCGCCCAGGTAA
- a CDS encoding MBL fold metallo-hydrolase translates to MLFETIVVGPLGVNCFILGDKQSNEGIVVDPGADCEMILAAVREFGLKVKYIINTHGHFDHIGCNRTLKEKTGAQLLAHKEDVPFLVNAGRSAQKYGLNVEDSPEPDAFLTDGMKLAFGRREIEVLHTPGHTQGGCCLYLANEKLLITGDTLFADSVGRTDLPGGDHGQLIDSIQKKLMPLPDDTIVWPGHGPSSTIGQERRFNPYLNE, encoded by the coding sequence ATGTTATTCGAGACCATAGTGGTGGGCCCCTTGGGGGTGAACTGCTTCATCCTGGGGGACAAGCAGAGTAACGAGGGGATCGTGGTCGACCCCGGCGCCGACTGCGAGATGATCCTCGCCGCGGTGAGGGAGTTCGGGCTGAAGGTCAAGTACATCATCAACACCCACGGCCACTTCGATCATATCGGCTGCAACCGGACTCTCAAGGAGAAGACGGGGGCGCAGCTTCTGGCTCACAAGGAGGACGTTCCCTTCCTCGTCAACGCCGGACGCTCCGCCCAGAAGTACGGCCTGAACGTCGAGGACTCTCCGGAGCCCGACGCCTTTCTCACCGACGGTATGAAACTGGCCTTCGGGCGGCGCGAGATCGAGGTGCTGCACACCCCCGGGCACACCCAGGGCGGGTGCTGCCTCTACCTCGCCAACGAAAAGCTGCTGATCACGGGTGACACCCTGTTCGCGGACTCGGTCGGGCGCACTGACCTCCCCGGCGGCGACCACGGCCAGTTGATCGATTCCATCCAGAAAAAGCTCATGCCGCTGCCGGACGACACCATCGTCTGGCCCGGACACGGCCCCTCCAGCACCATCGGGCAGGAGCGGCGTTTCAACCCGTACCTCAACGAGTAG
- the mtnP gene encoding S-methyl-5'-thioadenosine phosphorylase: MANEVIGVIGGSGLYEMEGMTGVTQVTVDTPFGRPSDEYVTGTLDGVQMVFLPRHGKGHRFTPSEVNYRANVYGMKKLGVTRIISVSAVGSLKEEIVPGHIVVPDQFIDRTRGFRKDTFFGNGVVGHVQFADPVCGELSDILYRSAGEVGATVHKGGCYVCMEGPAFSTRAESHLYRSLGASIIGMTNLTEAKLAREAEICYGVIALSTDYDCWHESHDDVSVEAIIEIIKNNVATAKKIIRRAVTRVAAGRGCACGDALKYAVISDTSVIPVETRENLELILGKYL, from the coding sequence ATGGCTAACGAGGTAATCGGGGTAATCGGCGGCAGCGGACTGTACGAGATGGAGGGGATGACCGGGGTGACCCAGGTCACGGTGGACACCCCCTTCGGCCGCCCCAGCGACGAATACGTGACCGGCACGCTGGACGGGGTGCAGATGGTCTTTTTGCCGCGCCACGGCAAGGGGCACCGCTTCACCCCCAGCGAGGTGAACTACCGCGCCAACGTCTACGGCATGAAGAAGCTCGGCGTCACCCGGATCATCTCGGTGTCCGCGGTCGGCAGCCTCAAGGAGGAGATCGTCCCGGGACACATCGTGGTGCCGGACCAGTTCATCGACCGCACCCGCGGCTTCAGGAAGGACACCTTCTTCGGCAACGGCGTGGTCGGCCACGTCCAGTTCGCCGATCCCGTCTGCGGCGAGCTCTCCGACATCCTGTACCGCTCCGCCGGCGAGGTGGGGGCCACGGTGCACAAGGGTGGCTGTTACGTCTGCATGGAGGGACCGGCCTTCTCCACCCGCGCCGAGAGCCACCTGTACCGCTCCCTCGGAGCCTCCATCATCGGCATGACCAACCTGACCGAGGCGAAGCTCGCCCGCGAGGCCGAGATCTGCTACGGGGTCATCGCCCTGTCCACCGACTACGACTGCTGGCACGAGTCCCACGATGACGTCTCCGTCGAGGCGATCATCGAGATCATCAAGAACAACGTCGCCACCGCCAAGAAGATCATCCGCCGGGCCGTGACCCGCGTGGCGGCGGGGCGCGGCTGCGCCTGCGGTGACGCCCTGAAGTACGCGGTGATCAGCGACACCTCGGTGATTCCGGTGGAGACCCGGGAAAACCTGGAACTGATCCTCGGCAAATACCTGTAA
- a CDS encoding universal stress protein: MPSFDKILFATDFSENSDHAFRYALALARQFNGRLTIIHVINEPVDLRGFYVPHVSFENLEKEIEEGAQKMMATFVANNIADFNNYETAIVTGVPWEEILRRAEADRSSCIVLGTQGRSGIDHLLFGSTAERVVRKAHCPVVTVRLP, translated from the coding sequence ATGCCAAGTTTCGACAAGATTCTCTTCGCCACCGATTTCTCCGAGAACTCCGACCACGCCTTCCGCTACGCCCTCGCGTTGGCCCGGCAGTTCAATGGCCGGCTGACCATCATCCACGTCATCAACGAGCCGGTGGACCTGCGCGGCTTCTACGTCCCGCACGTCTCCTTCGAGAACCTGGAGAAGGAGATCGAAGAGGGGGCGCAGAAGATGATGGCGACCTTCGTCGCCAACAACATCGCCGACTTCAACAACTACGAGACGGCGATCGTCACCGGCGTGCCGTGGGAGGAGATCCTGAGGCGGGCCGAAGCAGACCGCTCCTCCTGCATCGTGCTGGGCACCCAGGGTAGAAGCGGCATCGACCACCTGCTGTTCGGCTCCACCGCCGAGCGCGTGGTTAGAAAGGCACACTGCCCGGTGGTCACCGTCAGACTCCCCTGA
- a CDS encoding NAD(P)/FAD-dependent oxidoreductase: protein MPFLLRNLTLVPGVEESALRPLAAAKLGVRESEITALTLVRKGVDARKKGAIKLVYTVQVTLKDESRVRPSGDLSRVEAGAPLRFPRLASAERIVIVGMGPAGLFAALRLAEYGLTARVIERGRDVDRRASDVSRFWRLGELCEQSNVQFGEGGAGTFSDGKLTTRVKDPNCGWVLQRLVDFGAPPEILYAAKPHIGTDRLRAVVRGIRERLIETGFRIGFESRLTGIGIAQGTVQSIVVNDADEEPCDSLVLAPGHSARDTYALLNELGVTLEQKPFAVGLRVEHPQALINEIQYGRNAHPALPPAEYAQTYNNEATGRAAYSFCMCPGGVVVAAASEAGGVVVNGMSGYRRNGPYANSALVATVGPADFGGHSPLAGVEFQRELERRAFVAGGESYRAPAQSLLDFIGRGGGRILSSYRPGVTEYDLASLLPMPVVATLREGIEHFDRRMRGFISAEATLTAVETRTSAPLRILRGADLQSLSHRGLYPTGEGAGYAGGIMSAALDGIRVADAIAARIAGS from the coding sequence ATGCCATTTCTGTTACGTAACCTCACCCTGGTCCCCGGGGTGGAGGAGAGTGCGCTACGCCCGCTGGCTGCTGCCAAGCTGGGGGTGCGCGAATCGGAGATCACGGCGCTCACCCTGGTCAGAAAAGGGGTCGACGCGCGGAAAAAGGGTGCCATCAAGCTGGTGTACACCGTCCAGGTGACCCTGAAGGATGAGTCGCGGGTCCGCCCTTCAGGCGACCTGTCCCGGGTCGAGGCGGGAGCGCCGCTGCGGTTCCCGAGGCTTGCCTCCGCGGAGCGCATCGTCATCGTCGGCATGGGGCCGGCGGGACTCTTCGCGGCCCTGCGGCTCGCCGAGTACGGGCTTACCGCGCGGGTCATCGAGCGCGGGCGCGACGTGGACCGGCGCGCCTCCGACGTGTCGCGCTTCTGGCGCCTGGGCGAGCTTTGCGAACAGAGCAACGTGCAGTTCGGCGAGGGTGGTGCCGGGACCTTCTCCGACGGCAAGCTCACCACGAGGGTGAAGGATCCCAACTGCGGGTGGGTGCTGCAGCGCCTGGTCGACTTCGGTGCGCCCCCCGAGATCCTCTACGCCGCCAAGCCCCATATCGGCACCGACCGTTTGCGTGCGGTGGTGCGCGGCATCCGGGAACGCCTCATCGAGACCGGTTTCCGGATCGGTTTCGAGAGCCGGCTGACCGGCATCGGCATCGCCCAGGGCACCGTGCAAAGCATCGTGGTGAACGACGCCGACGAAGAGCCGTGCGACTCCCTGGTGCTGGCGCCGGGGCACAGCGCGCGCGACACCTACGCCCTTTTGAATGAGCTGGGGGTGACCCTGGAGCAGAAGCCGTTCGCGGTGGGGCTCCGGGTGGAGCACCCGCAGGCACTCATCAACGAGATCCAGTACGGCCGCAACGCGCATCCCGCGCTGCCGCCGGCGGAATACGCGCAGACCTACAACAACGAGGCGACCGGGCGTGCCGCGTATTCCTTCTGCATGTGCCCCGGTGGGGTGGTCGTGGCGGCCGCCTCCGAGGCGGGGGGAGTGGTGGTGAACGGCATGAGCGGCTACCGGCGTAACGGCCCGTACGCCAACAGCGCCCTGGTGGCCACCGTGGGGCCGGCGGACTTCGGCGGGCATTCGCCGCTTGCGGGAGTCGAGTTCCAGCGCGAGCTGGAGCGACGCGCCTTCGTGGCGGGAGGGGAGAGCTACCGGGCGCCGGCCCAGAGCCTGCTCGACTTCATCGGGCGGGGCGGGGGGCGGATCCTCTCCAGCTACCGTCCCGGCGTGACCGAGTATGATCTCGCCTCGCTGCTCCCGATGCCGGTCGTGGCGACCTTGAGGGAAGGGATCGAGCACTTCGACCGCAGGATGCGCGGCTTCATCAGCGCCGAGGCGACGCTTACCGCCGTCGAAACCCGGACCTCCGCGCCGTTGCGCATCTTGCGTGGGGCGGATCTGCAGTCCCTGAGCCACCGCGGCCTCTATCCGACCGGGGAGGGTGCCGGTTACGCCGGCGGCATCATGAGCGCCGCGCTGGACGGCATACGCGTGGCCGACGCCATCGCGGCACGGATCGCCGGAAGCTAA
- a CDS encoding response regulator, with translation MTAENRGKILLVDDDKFFLKVMSDAFTGAGFAVVTAEDGLLGVEAYAAEDFDAVIVDLVMPRMGGVSASLEIGRLAKEPDPIIILLTSMFQGAPHEHPIPEMGAKVHIPKSTSPLDIVIIVEQLLERKRRDTGAA, from the coding sequence ATGACAGCAGAGAACAGGGGCAAAATCCTCCTGGTAGACGACGACAAGTTCTTCCTGAAGGTGATGTCCGATGCCTTCACCGGCGCGGGCTTCGCCGTAGTGACCGCAGAGGACGGCCTCCTCGGGGTCGAGGCCTACGCCGCCGAGGACTTCGATGCCGTCATAGTCGACCTGGTGATGCCCCGGATGGGAGGGGTGAGCGCATCGCTGGAGATCGGGCGTCTGGCCAAGGAGCCGGACCCGATCATCATCCTGTTGACCTCCATGTTCCAGGGCGCCCCGCACGAGCACCCCATTCCCGAGATGGGCGCCAAGGTGCACATCCCTAAATCCACCTCTCCGCTGGACATCGTCATCATCGTCGAACAGCTCCTGGAAAGAAAACGGCGCGACACCGGCGCCGCCTGA
- a CDS encoding PfkB family carbohydrate kinase, which produces MSILVVGSVALDSVQTPFGERDRVLGGSATYFSTSASFFTDVNLVAVVGEDFPEEHTRFLNSRNIDLTGLSRVPGQTFHWKGRYGYDLNEAQTLETHLNVFESFKPVIPEAYADAQYLILANIDPELQMEVLNQVKQPRVVACDTMNFWISSKIEALKKVISRVDFLIINEGEARQLSGEVNLVKAARAIIALGVKNLIVKRGEYGVLMFNGHSVFAAPAYPLEEVFDPTGAGDTFAGGFMGYLANTGNLSDEGVRQAIIFGSVMASFNVEAFSLDRLKTLTYPEIEARYRSFKNMTHFQGVGEL; this is translated from the coding sequence ATGAGCATACTCGTCGTTGGATCCGTCGCGCTTGATTCCGTGCAGACCCCGTTCGGGGAGAGAGACCGCGTTCTCGGCGGCTCAGCCACCTACTTCTCCACCTCGGCAAGCTTTTTCACCGACGTCAACCTGGTTGCCGTGGTGGGGGAGGACTTCCCCGAGGAACACACCCGCTTTCTCAACTCGCGCAACATCGACCTCACCGGGCTTTCCCGCGTCCCCGGCCAGACCTTCCACTGGAAAGGGCGCTACGGCTACGACCTCAACGAGGCCCAGACCCTGGAAACCCACCTGAACGTCTTCGAGAGCTTCAAGCCCGTGATTCCCGAGGCGTATGCCGACGCGCAGTACCTGATCCTGGCCAACATCGACCCCGAACTGCAGATGGAGGTCCTGAACCAGGTGAAACAGCCGCGCGTGGTCGCCTGCGACACCATGAACTTCTGGATCTCCTCGAAGATCGAGGCGCTCAAGAAGGTGATCAGCCGGGTCGATTTCCTGATCATCAACGAGGGTGAGGCCCGCCAGCTCTCCGGCGAGGTGAACCTGGTCAAGGCCGCCCGCGCCATCATCGCCCTGGGGGTCAAGAACCTCATCGTCAAGCGCGGCGAGTACGGCGTGCTCATGTTCAACGGCCATTCCGTCTTCGCGGCACCCGCCTATCCCCTGGAGGAGGTCTTCGACCCGACCGGGGCAGGGGACACCTTTGCCGGCGGTTTCATGGGGTATCTGGCCAACACCGGCAACCTCTCCGACGAGGGGGTGCGCCAGGCGATCATCTTCGGCTCGGTGATGGCATCCTTCAACGTCGAGGCGTTCAGCCTGGACCGCCTGAAGACGCTGACCTATCCGGAGATCGAGGCGCGCTACCGCAGTTTCAAGAACATGACCCACTTCCAGGGAGTGGGGGAGCTGTGA
- a CDS encoding response regulator: MPKQPKRILVVDDEENARIGLSRLLAKEGFLVDSVANGFEALNYLREQEVNLIVTDINMPEMNGITFLKELNRSYPASNVIMITAYGGVESYIEAMNLGAFEYINKPVKIDELKSILKKIFKETSH, translated from the coding sequence TTGCCAAAGCAGCCGAAGCGAATACTAGTAGTAGACGACGAGGAGAATGCACGCATCGGCCTCTCCCGGTTGTTGGCCAAGGAAGGGTTCCTGGTAGACAGTGTGGCAAACGGGTTCGAGGCCCTCAACTACCTGCGCGAGCAGGAGGTGAACCTCATCGTCACCGACATCAACATGCCGGAGATGAACGGCATCACCTTCTTGAAGGAGTTGAACCGCAGTTACCCGGCGAGCAACGTGATCATGATCACCGCTTACGGCGGCGTGGAATCCTACATCGAGGCGATGAACCTGGGTGCCTTCGAATACATCAACAAACCGGTCAAGATCGACGAGCTGAAGTCGATCCTGAAAAAGATCTTCAAGGAAACGAGCCACTGA
- a CDS encoding helix-turn-helix domain-containing protein: MAEPDVENGAEMPVGEYLRSVREAKGLELEEASRVTKVGKNYLAAIEQGDFGKLPNAAYIKGFLRLYAGFLSLSGDEVVARYEKGLAPPPGAQPEASAPRASHAPRAQGMAPPTGIDTLERARIRNPGRWIVPALLLGAVVIAALFFTEGEPPRVQPPPSAPAPAASPAPAPVAQPVQKPVSSARNAAAPVPAGTETAPTSPAGKQSGIVLRLRFNRDSWLSITIDDSISQRYDLKAGDIIEWKGQRSFALDLGDGGAVEAEFNGKPLKALGEAGKPAHVELKGDQPAP, encoded by the coding sequence GTGGCAGAGCCAGATGTTGAAAACGGCGCGGAAATGCCGGTTGGGGAGTACCTGCGCAGTGTCCGTGAAGCGAAGGGGCTTGAGCTGGAGGAAGCCTCCCGCGTCACCAAGGTCGGCAAGAACTACCTTGCCGCCATCGAGCAGGGGGATTTCGGCAAGCTCCCCAACGCCGCCTACATCAAAGGATTTCTGAGACTCTACGCGGGCTTTCTCTCCCTGTCCGGGGACGAGGTGGTGGCCCGCTACGAGAAGGGACTGGCGCCTCCTCCGGGAGCCCAGCCCGAAGCGAGCGCTCCGCGCGCCTCGCATGCCCCGCGCGCGCAGGGGATGGCCCCGCCGACCGGGATCGATACCCTGGAGCGGGCCCGGATCCGCAACCCCGGCCGCTGGATCGTGCCGGCGCTGCTTCTGGGCGCCGTGGTGATCGCGGCGCTGTTCTTCACCGAGGGCGAGCCCCCCAGGGTGCAGCCTCCCCCGAGTGCCCCCGCACCGGCCGCTTCCCCGGCGCCGGCGCCGGTCGCCCAGCCCGTGCAGAAGCCGGTGAGCAGCGCGCGCAACGCGGCTGCCCCGGTGCCGGCCGGGACCGAGACCGCTCCGACATCGCCGGCGGGCAAGCAAAGCGGCATCGTGTTGCGGCTTCGTTTCAACCGTGACAGCTGGCTCAGCATCACTATCGACGACAGCATCTCCCAGCGCTACGACCTGAAAGCGGGTGACATCATCGAGTGGAAGGGACAGCGCTCCTTTGCCCTGGATCTCGGTGACGGCGGCGCCGTCGAGGCCGAGTTCAACGGCAAGCCGTTGAAGGCGCTGGGCGAAGCGGGCAAACCGGCGCATGTGGAACTGAAGGGCGATCAGCCGGCACCGTGA
- a CDS encoding 3'-5' exoribonuclease YhaM family protein translates to MKKTVAEIKDRDVVEAVFLVKEKIVAMAKNGKPYLTLKLMDKTGEVDAKVWDNADQVGSLFDRNDFLAVKGKASVYLGKMQLIVSELKRVPEESVELADFLPETDRDIKAMVAELHAMVATLTDPDLARLLRSFFEDPELLAQYRTAPAAKGMHHVYLGGLLEHSLAVAKLVDAMVPLYQGLNRDLLITGALLHDIGKVREMTYLRCFDYSDEGKLIGHITIGVEMLQERIAKLPDFPVELAMLLKHMILSHHGQYEYGSPKRPKTLEATILNYLDDLDSKINGIRTHIRKEPDNPSRWTSYHRLYDRYFFKEKPLAEQGGGEPAEAPGHAAFPDCLEPSELMPETVPAPAPQMSEPERPAPEKPRQEQRGGDQGRKSFSNNPFAILKK, encoded by the coding sequence TTGAAAAAAACCGTTGCCGAAATAAAGGACCGCGATGTCGTCGAGGCGGTCTTCCTGGTCAAGGAAAAGATCGTCGCCATGGCCAAGAACGGCAAGCCGTACCTCACCCTGAAGCTGATGGACAAGACGGGTGAGGTCGACGCCAAGGTCTGGGACAACGCCGACCAGGTAGGCTCCCTCTTCGATCGCAACGATTTCCTGGCGGTCAAGGGTAAGGCGAGCGTCTATCTCGGCAAGATGCAGCTCATCGTTTCCGAGCTGAAGCGGGTCCCCGAAGAGTCGGTGGAACTCGCCGATTTTCTCCCCGAGACGGATCGTGACATCAAGGCCATGGTCGCCGAACTGCACGCCATGGTGGCGACCCTTACCGATCCCGACCTGGCGCGTCTTTTGCGCTCTTTCTTCGAGGACCCGGAGCTCCTGGCCCAGTACCGCACCGCACCGGCGGCCAAGGGGATGCACCACGTCTACCTGGGGGGACTCCTGGAGCACTCGCTCGCCGTGGCGAAGCTGGTCGACGCCATGGTGCCGCTCTACCAGGGGCTGAACCGCGATCTCCTCATCACCGGGGCTCTGCTGCACGACATCGGCAAGGTGCGGGAGATGACCTACCTGCGCTGCTTCGACTACTCCGACGAGGGGAAACTGATCGGCCACATCACCATCGGCGTCGAGATGCTGCAGGAGCGGATCGCGAAGCTCCCCGACTTCCCGGTCGAGCTCGCTATGCTGCTGAAGCACATGATCCTGTCGCACCACGGCCAGTACGAGTACGGCTCGCCCAAGCGCCCGAAGACGCTGGAGGCGACCATCCTGAACTACCTGGACGACCTCGATTCCAAGATCAACGGCATCAGGACCCACATCCGCAAGGAGCCCGACAACCCATCGCGCTGGACCTCGTACCACCGCCTCTACGACCGCTACTTCTTCAAGGAGAAGCCGCTCGCGGAGCAGGGGGGAGGGGAGCCGGCCGAGGCCCCCGGGCACGCTGCCTTCCCCGACTGCCTGGAGCCTTCCGAGCTGATGCCGGAAACGGTACCCGCTCCAGCTCCGCAGATGAGCGAGCCGGAGCGACCCGCGCCGGAAAAGCCGCGCCAGGAACAGCGGGGCGGCGACCAGGGGCGTAAATCCTTCAGCAACAACCCCTTCGCCATCCTGAAGAAGTGA